The Methylocella silvestris BL2 DNA segment GGCGGCCTTGCCCGCCTTGATTGGTCGCTCGGAGACCGAGCGGACGGCGCGATCGTCGAGCTCGGGGCCAATGACATGCTGCGCGGGATCGACCCCACCGTCACCAGAGCGGCCATCGAGGCGATCCTCGTGAAGCTCAAGGAGAAGAACGTCAGGACGCTGCTCGCCGGCATGCTGGCGAGCGCGAATCTCGACGCGGAGTTTCGCGAAAAATTCAACGCGATCTACCCAGCCCTCGCCAAAAAATATGACGCCATTCTGTATCCGTTTTTCCTTGAGGGGGTCGCGCCGCGGCCTGAGTTGAAGCTCGCCGATGGAATGCATCCCAATGCAATCGGCGTTGATGAGATCGTGCGCAATATTCTCCCAAGCGTCCGCGCTCTGTTGGTCGAGCTCGGCCAACCCGCGCCTTCTGGGGACAAGCCAGGTCCGGGCTGAGTTTTTTCGCGCCCGCAGCATAGAGCGCGTTTCCGGCGCGAGCGAGATTTGCTAGACAAAGCATGCCCGCGCTCGGCCGCGCGATTCGGCTCTTTTCTTCCAGCACGGGAGGAACCATGCCCCGCCTCTTCACCGGCATCGAAATTCCGCCGGAAGTCGCGACCGATCTGTCCCTGATGCGCGGCGGCATTTATGGCGCGCGCTGGATCGATGTCGAGAACTACCACATCACCCTGCGCTTCATCGGCGACATCGACGATTCCTCCGCCGACGACGTTCACATGGCGCTGGAGCAGATCCGCCGAAAACCGTTTGAGGTGACCCTGGAAACGCTCGGTTCTTTCGGCGGGGACAAGCCCCGCGCGATTGTCGCCAAGGCGAAGCCAGCGGCCCCCCTCGTCGAATTGCAGGCGCAGCAGGAGCGGTTGCTGCGACGGATCGGCATTGCGCCGGAGCCGCGCAAATTCACGCCGCATGTGACGCTGGCGCGGCTTCGAGCGGCCTCGTCCATGGCGGTCGCCGATTATCTGTCGACGCGCGGGTTTTTCTTCTCGCGCCGCTTCGAAGCCAGCCGCTTCGTGCTGTTCTCCTCACGCGCCTCGACGGGCGGCGGCCCCTATGTCGTCGAGGCGGCCTACCCGCTGGGATAGCGCGACACTGCGGGGCGCCCGCAGGCCAGCCGATAAATCTAAGCTCGCCGCCGCCGGCGCCGGTCGGACAGACGCGTGTCGGCGATCGCCACGATCGCTGCGTCGCGCGGCGGGGCCGCTCCAACGCCATGGCGGTTTTCAGCGTGGCTGCGCCCAAGCGCGCCGCCCCGTTTCTCGCTGATTTCACCGCTCTTTCCCTCAATGACGCCGTTTGATCTCAATGATGCGGGTTGAGGAGTCACTACTTTGTGATGACGGTTGCCTTAATTGATATGAGAGGCCGTCATCGTAATTTGGTTGAAGTTTATTCCAGATCAAACTTCGTCGAAATATGAACTAAATATAGATCTAGCATAAATTAGATATTAACTTGGAATGAACCTAGCCTGAACTTAATATAAACTTGACCTCCTTCGTATTGCGCGATAATTTTTGTCCTTGGCTGCCTCAAGTCAGGAGGCCCGGCCATTCTTACTCTCGACATTGGAGGCTTAGATGGCTAATAACTCGCCGGAGTTTCAAGAGTTTAGCAAAGCGCAACTCGAGGCCGCGACGACCTCGTCGTCCGCCTTTGTCAAAAACCTAAAGACCATTGCTGAAGAAGCGACAACTTATTCGGCGCAGTCGATCGCAAAGGTCTCGACCTTGATCGAAGAGCTGCGCAGCGCCAAGTCTTTCGAGGGCGCGATGCATATCCAGTCCGAATATACCAAGACGTTTTTCGCGGACTTCATTGCATATCTGACGAAAGTCGGCGAACTCTATTCCAACCTCTCCAAAGAAGCTCTCAAGCCGATCGAAGCCGTCGTCGCCAAGGCTCAAATCGGCAAGGACAAGCTACCCGTTCAGGTCGTCGCTGAGGTTCAAACCAGCAAAGACAAGCAACTCGAACCGGCAGTCCATTGAAGGTTTAGAGCGGCAAGACAGGCAATATGCCGCGTCATCGAAGCATGCGTGGGGTCTCTCTCTCCGCGGAGATCCCACCCACACTATTGAAGCGCGATCGCCGCTGGCAAAAGACTCCGAGGGTCGTCAGGTCGTTCGGATCGCGCGGCTTGTCACGATTGTATTCCGGCCCTTCCGTTCGAGTCGGGATGCTGGAATAGCCGTTCGTTCCGGCTTCAGCGATCGACGCCGAAGGCTCGGCAACTCTGATCCCGCCCCGGATCCTTTAGCGTCAGCCGGCGGCGCTCCGAACCGTGTCGATGAGGGCACGCACGGCCGGCGCCATTTGGCGCTGGCTGGAATAACAGAGGAAGTAGCCGGGAAAGTCGGCGCACCATGGCTCAAGCAGGGAGACCAAGGCGCCGGAGCCGATCTGCTCCCTGACGACATCCTCCACTGCGAAGGCGATTCCTGCCGCCTGCAGAGCAGCGGAAACGGCCAAATTCTTGTCATTGACGATCAATGGCCCATCGACCGCCACCTCGAACCAAGCGCCATTTTCGAAAAATTCCCACGCATAGGGCGTCGCCCGCCCCGGCCAGCGCCAACGGACGCATCGATGCTGGAGCAGATCGCGAGGGTGCTCCGGCTTGCCGTGGCGCTCGAGATAGGCAGGGGAGGCGACCGCAATCTGGCGTAGAGCGGGGCCAAGCTGCACGGCGATCATATCGCGCTCGATCACTTCCCCGATCCGGATGGCGATATCATAGCGGCCGGCGACCACGTCCTCGACGGCGTCGTCGAGAGTGACGTCAAGCACCACCTCAGGAAAGTCCCTCGCGAACCGGCCCAGTATCGGCTCCAAATATCGTTCTCCCGCCAAACGGAAAGAATGGACGCGAACGAGGCCGGTCGGCCGCTCGCCTGAGCAGCGCGTCTGGACGAGCGCGTCGCCCAACTCGGTCACAGCAGGCCGGACGCGACCGAGCAGGATCTCCCCCGCATCGGTCAGCGCGACGCTGCGCGTCGTCCGGTTCAGCAATCTGGCGCCGACGCGTTCCTCGAAGGCCCGCACCGTCTGGCTCAGGGCCGACGGCGACACCCCGAGCGCCTCGGCCGCGCGGCTGAAGCTGAGAAACTCGCCCACCGCGACGAAGGCCCGCAGCTGGTTGTAGTCGCTGCCAGAGAGAAGGGTATCCATTCGCTTTGACTCTCACCTTTTAGCTTAGCTTATAACCGATATCAGAAACGGCGCCATTATGAACCAGCCAATCGTCCTCCATATCTCTGACGGAAGGAGATCAAGCATGAAGACATGGTTTATTACCGGCATTTCGCGAGGGTTCGGCCTCGAGCTTGCCCGGGCGGCGCTCGCAAAGGGAGATCGCGTCATCGGCACGGTGCGGCAGGGACGGCCGGATCTTCCGTCGGACGCCGGTCAGCTTCACGTGCTGAAGCTCGATACGACCGACGGGCCAGCGATCCAGACGACTGTGGAACAGGCGTTCGCGCTGGCGGGGCGCATCGATGTGATCGTGAACAACGCCGGCTACGGCCAGCTCGGCCCGCTCGAAATGGCGACCGACGCCGAAGTGGAGCGCGTCTTCGACGTCGATATCATCGGGCCCATCCGTCTGCTTCGGGCCGCCCTGCCCCATCTGCGGGCGCAAAGATCCGGACACATCCTCAACATCACATCGATTGCGGGGCGGGCGCCCGGACCGGGCTCGGCGCTTTACGCGGCGGTCAAGTTCGCGCTGGAAGGTTTGTCCGCGTCGTTAGCTCAGGAGGTAACGCCCTTTGGCGTCAAGGTGACGGCCGTAGCGCCTGGCGCGTTCCGGACCGATTTCCTGTCGACCCATTCCCTCCGGAAAAGCGAGCTGGACGGCGACGCCTACGCGCCGACCGTCGGGCGCGCCTTCGCGGCCTTCGACGCGATGGCCGGGGCGCAGGCCGGCGACCCGGCGCGCGCCGCGCGGGCGATGATCGAGATCGTCGATGCGGACTCCCCGCCGCTTCATCTCCTGCTTGGGTCCGACGCCCTCCGCCGCGCGCGGGAACAGATGGACGCCACGGCCAAAGATATGGATCGGTGGGAGGAGCTGACGCGCAGCACCGACTTTCCCGCGAAGTGAGATCGACCGGGCCTCGGAGGTTCAAGATTGCGGTTCGGCGATCTCCGCGCCTCGATCCGCGCCGACGATGGGCATTGCTGAAGGAACTCGAACGGTAGAAGGCGGTCGCGCTCTCCCTCGCGACCGGAAAGGGCGGCGGTCGGCGCGGCGCGTCATGCGCAGCGTGACGGCGCCGGCGCGCGCTGCCACGGCGGGGACACACCCGGAGCGCCAAATGTTTCCCCGAGGGCCTTAAACGCGCCGCCGTCGCAAGATCATCGGCAGGCCGCCTTCCGGCCGCAACGTGATGTGCTGCACCGGCTTCACTTCATAGCCTTTGCGCGTCTCAAGCGTGAAAGAGCGCATGATATGGGCGAGGATGATCGCCGCCTCCTGCAGCGCGAAAGCGCCGCCGATGCAGATTCGCGGCCCGGCTCCGAGCGGCAGATAGGCGAAGCGGTCGATTTTTTCCCGCGCGCCCGGCAAGAAGCGGCGCGGATCGAAGACGTCCGGCTCGTCCCACAACAGCCTGTGCCGGTGCAGCACCCATTGCGACACCATCACCAGCGTTCGCTTGCGGATGCGCCGGCCGGCGAGCGTATCGAAGTCGATCGCCTCGCGGCTGATGCTCGCGACGGGCGGATAAAGCCGCATCGCCTCCTCGATCACGGCGCGGGTCTCAACGAGGCGCTCGGCATATTGCTCGATGGGCCCCGCGAGAACGGCGTCGGCTTCTTCCGCGAGGCGGGCGCGCCATTCAGGCGATATCGACAGCAAAAACAATGACCAGATCAGAGCATTCGCCGTGGTTTCATGGCCGGCGCCGATGAAGGTGACGATGTTCGAGCGGACTTCGGCGCCTGTCAGTCCGGCGCCCGTCTGCGGATCCTGCGCCTCAAGCAGCAGGGTGAGGAGATCGCGCGGCGCGGCTCCCGCGTCTTGCGCGATCAGCCGCTTGCGCCGAGCGACGATCGTGTCGACGACGTCCTCGAAGAAGCCGAGCGCCGCGCGGCCGCCACTGCGTCCGAAGCGTGGCGCCCAATCGGGAAAATCGAGCAGATCGAACGGGTCGAGCGTTCCGAGGGTCAGGAAATAGCGGGTCAAGGCCGTGGTAAATTCGCTCGGATCGCGGCCCAGCCCGTCGGAAAACAGGGTGCGGCCCAGCGCGTCGAGGGTGACGCGCGCCATTTCCGGCTGGACGTCGAACAGCCGCCCGTCCCTGAAGTTCATCCAGCGCGCGACGAGCTTTTCGGCGGCCAGATTCATCGCCGGGGCGAAGGAGGCGATCGTTTTGGGCGTGAACAGCGGCGCCAGCGTCCGGCGCTGGACGCGCCAGTCGTCGCCCTCGGCCATCAGCAGCCCCTCGCGCAGCCCCTCCCCGAGCACGCGCTTTTGCAGGGCGTCCTTGCGATAATTGGCGGCGTTGTCGACGAGGAAGCGGCGGATGGCGCCCGGCTCGCTCAGCACCGCGATCGTCCCGAGGATGGTGGGTCCGACGAGGATCGGCAGTTCGAAATGCGCGCGGGTCCAAGTTTCGATCGGGTTTTTGCGCAGGACCCACATGGTCTGGAGCGGCCCGAGCGGCCCCGCGCGCGGCGCCGGCGCGGGAGGGCGGGGCAAAACCGCGGCGGCAGGGGAGAAATCCATCATGCCGTCAATCTAGCACTAGTTTTGCCGGCCGCGCCAAACGGAGCTCGGAGAGTCGCCTGCGGAGAGGCGATCTTCGCGGCGTGTGCGATCCCTTTGACTGATCCCGAATGCCGCCGCGGGGTTGACCGGCGGCTTCTTATTAGTCTAGTGTTTCTATAGACATTATAGTCTTCGCTGTTTGCTCCCGCCTCCTCCGCAGCCTTCTCAACCCGAAAGGTATAGCGATGTTTCGATTTTGGTCCTTGCGCAAGTCCGTAGGGTGCTCGCAACAGTGGGGTCGGCGCATCGCCTGCTCGGCGGCGGCGGCCAGCCTCGGGGCTGCGCTGGTCGGGTCGGAGGCTGTGCTCGCCGCCCCGACAACAGCACCGCCTGTGACGATCCTCACATCCAGCCCGTTCGTTAGCCCGGGTTACTTCTTCATCTCGCCCTTCGGCGGTCAGACCACCTACGCCAATGGCGCCGAGATCCTCGATCATAGCGGCAATGTGATCTGGTTCCACGCTGTTCCCGCGGGGCAGGAGGCGAGCGACTTCCGCGTGCAGCACTACCGCGGCAAGCCCGTCCTGACATGGTGGCAGGGCGCCGGGTTGGGGGGCCTTGCTCAAGGCGTCGACTACATTTACGACGACCACTATCGGCAGATCGCGACCGTCAACGCTGGCAACGGGCTGAGCGCAGACGGTCACGAATTCCTGATCACTCCGCGGAACACCGCGCTGATTCTCGCCTATGCCGCCGCCACCGCCGACCTAACATCCATCGGGGGTCCAGCCAATCAGGCGGTCATCAACGGGGTCGTGCAGGAGATCGACATCCGCACGGGCAAGGTGCTGTTCCAGTGGAACAGTGAGGACCACGTTCCATTCAGCGAGAGTCAGCAGCCGCTGCCTGGGTCTGCGAGCTCGCCCTGGGATTGGTTCCACGTCAACGCCATCAAGATTGACGCGGATGGCAACTACCTGATCGACGCTCGCGACACGTGGACGGCTTATAAGGTGAGTCGTAAAACCGGCGCAATCGTTTGGCGGCTCGGCGGCAAGAACTCCACCTTCAAACTGGAAGCTGCGCCTGGCCAGACTCTCAACAATGCTGGCAAGATCTTCGCGTGGCAGCACGACCCCGAGGCGCTTGGCGATAATACCTACACATTCTTCGACAACGAGTCGGCCGGAGCTGGCAACACCGGGTCCGGCGCCACAAATGAGCTCGGCTATAGCCGCGCCGTCACAGTGCGGTTGAATGAGCGGAAGCACATCGCGACCTTGATCAAATCCGACAAGCAGCCAGAGGGTTTGATCGCGCCGTCGCAGGGCAACGCCCAGACGACCGACAGGGACAACCTCGTCGTGGGGTGGGGTTCATTGCCCTACTTTTCAGAGTTCAATCGGTCGGGTAATCTTCTCTTCAACGCGCAGTTCCCCGCCGGCGTAAACACCTACCGCGCCTATTTGCTGCCTTGGCGGCCTGGCCGGCTGGAGCTTGGCAGTCACTAGCACCTTCCTTCGCCGCTGCATGAGTGTGGCTTAGGGATGATCAACAGCGTCCCCATAAGGCGCGAGCGGCGTGCATATGCGCTGCTCGCGCGAAAATGCGCCGCGGCGCAGGACGATCAGGCCTGTTCATCTGACTGACGTCTGCCAGATCACGTCGCGGCGTGACGCTC contains these protein-coding regions:
- a CDS encoding arylsulfotransferase family protein, with the protein product MRKSVGCSQQWGRRIACSAAAASLGAALVGSEAVLAAPTTAPPVTILTSSPFVSPGYFFISPFGGQTTYANGAEILDHSGNVIWFHAVPAGQEASDFRVQHYRGKPVLTWWQGAGLGGLAQGVDYIYDDHYRQIATVNAGNGLSADGHEFLITPRNTALILAYAAATADLTSIGGPANQAVINGVVQEIDIRTGKVLFQWNSEDHVPFSESQQPLPGSASSPWDWFHVNAIKIDADGNYLIDARDTWTAYKVSRKTGAIVWRLGGKNSTFKLEAAPGQTLNNAGKIFAWQHDPEALGDNTYTFFDNESAGAGNTGSGATNELGYSRAVTVRLNERKHIATLIKSDKQPEGLIAPSQGNAQTTDRDNLVVGWGSLPYFSEFNRSGNLLFNAQFPAGVNTYRAYLLPWRPGRLELGSH
- a CDS encoding cytochrome P450; this encodes MMDFSPAAAVLPRPPAPAPRAGPLGPLQTMWVLRKNPIETWTRAHFELPILVGPTILGTIAVLSEPGAIRRFLVDNAANYRKDALQKRVLGEGLREGLLMAEGDDWRVQRRTLAPLFTPKTIASFAPAMNLAAEKLVARWMNFRDGRLFDVQPEMARVTLDALGRTLFSDGLGRDPSEFTTALTRYFLTLGTLDPFDLLDFPDWAPRFGRSGGRAALGFFEDVVDTIVARRKRLIAQDAGAAPRDLLTLLLEAQDPQTGAGLTGAEVRSNIVTFIGAGHETTANALIWSLFLLSISPEWRARLAEEADAVLAGPIEQYAERLVETRAVIEEAMRLYPPVASISREAIDFDTLAGRRIRKRTLVMVSQWVLHRHRLLWDEPDVFDPRRFLPGAREKIDRFAYLPLGAGPRICIGGAFALQEAAIILAHIMRSFTLETRKGYEVKPVQHITLRPEGGLPMILRRRRV
- a CDS encoding oxidoreductase codes for the protein MKTWFITGISRGFGLELARAALAKGDRVIGTVRQGRPDLPSDAGQLHVLKLDTTDGPAIQTTVEQAFALAGRIDVIVNNAGYGQLGPLEMATDAEVERVFDVDIIGPIRLLRAALPHLRAQRSGHILNITSIAGRAPGPGSALYAAVKFALEGLSASLAQEVTPFGVKVTAVAPGAFRTDFLSTHSLRKSELDGDAYAPTVGRAFAAFDAMAGAQAGDPARAARAMIEIVDADSPPLHLLLGSDALRRAREQMDATAKDMDRWEELTRSTDFPAK
- a CDS encoding LysR family transcriptional regulator, yielding MDTLLSGSDYNQLRAFVAVGEFLSFSRAAEALGVSPSALSQTVRAFEERVGARLLNRTTRSVALTDAGEILLGRVRPAVTELGDALVQTRCSGERPTGLVRVHSFRLAGERYLEPILGRFARDFPEVVLDVTLDDAVEDVVAGRYDIAIRIGEVIERDMIAVQLGPALRQIAVASPAYLERHGKPEHPRDLLQHRCVRWRWPGRATPYAWEFFENGAWFEVAVDGPLIVNDKNLAVSAALQAAGIAFAVEDVVREQIGSGALVSLLEPWCADFPGYFLCYSSQRQMAPAVRALIDTVRSAAG
- the thpR gene encoding RNA 2',3'-cyclic phosphodiesterase, whose protein sequence is MPRLFTGIEIPPEVATDLSLMRGGIYGARWIDVENYHITLRFIGDIDDSSADDVHMALEQIRRKPFEVTLETLGSFGGDKPRAIVAKAKPAAPLVELQAQQERLLRRIGIAPEPRKFTPHVTLARLRAASSMAVADYLSTRGFFFSRRFEASRFVLFSSRASTGGGPYVVEAAYPLG
- a CDS encoding arylesterase, giving the protein MRETKLLALGDSLTAGYLLPASAAFPAVLEKALRKEGYRVSIVNAGVSGDTASGGLARLDWSLGDRADGAIVELGANDMLRGIDPTVTRAAIEAILVKLKEKNVRTLLAGMLASANLDAEFREKFNAIYPALAKKYDAILYPFFLEGVAPRPELKLADGMHPNAIGVDEIVRNILPSVRALLVELGQPAPSGDKPGPG
- a CDS encoding phasin family protein, with product MANNSPEFQEFSKAQLEAATTSSSAFVKNLKTIAEEATTYSAQSIAKVSTLIEELRSAKSFEGAMHIQSEYTKTFFADFIAYLTKVGELYSNLSKEALKPIEAVVAKAQIGKDKLPVQVVAEVQTSKDKQLEPAVH